One region of Flavobacterium sp. GSB-24 genomic DNA includes:
- a CDS encoding DUF6069 family protein produces the protein MNSKLSFKKSITAGLYAGAVAAIINAILFFIFHSAGIISDNILPKPNEPLTVVPVIMASIIPLIIGSILFFLFEKFTNKGFLIFYIVAVVFVLLSLISPFTVIQDVTVGYALILCVMHIVSAAVLLYFLSKSLQSISRTNN, from the coding sequence ATGAATTCAAAATTAAGTTTCAAAAAGTCAATAACAGCAGGATTATACGCAGGCGCAGTAGCAGCTATAATTAATGCCATCCTGTTTTTTATCTTTCATAGCGCCGGAATTATCTCAGACAATATTTTGCCAAAACCTAATGAACCCCTTACAGTAGTTCCGGTAATTATGGCTTCTATTATTCCACTGATAATTGGGAGTATTCTTTTTTTCCTTTTCGAAAAATTCACTAACAAAGGATTTTTAATTTTCTACATAGTAGCTGTAGTATTCGTTTTGCTGTCTCTTATTAGCCCCTTTACGGTAATACAAGATGTGACAGTGGGATATGCACTTATTTTATGTGTGATGCATATAGTATCCGCGGCAGTCTTACTTTACTTTCTCAGCAAAAGCCTACAATCAATTTCAAGAACTAACAATTAA
- a CDS encoding DUF1330 domain-containing protein, with the protein MAKGYWIANNNIFDMEGLLRYRDANREVMTKYGAVFLVMHGQQRIQEGTSRAKQIIVEFPTYQDAVDCHDSIEYQNAAKMRRAVSEGALVIVEGYDGPQGMDL; encoded by the coding sequence ATGGCAAAAGGATATTGGATTGCAAATAATAATATTTTCGACATGGAAGGTCTTTTACGATACAGAGATGCCAACAGAGAAGTAATGACAAAGTATGGAGCCGTATTTTTAGTGATGCACGGACAACAGAGAATTCAGGAAGGAACCTCAAGAGCCAAACAGATAATAGTAGAGTTCCCTACTTATCAGGACGCAGTGGATTGTCACGATTCTATTGAATATCAAAATGCGGCTAAAATGCGCAGAGCCGTTTCAGAAGGAGCTCTTGTTATTGTAGAAGGATATGATGGTCCGCAGGGAATGGACTTATGA
- a CDS encoding pirin family protein codes for MIQIQKKIQQSNRVLYQGNFIANKPVAFGETVDVEPYSNLFYFSHAVTIDPCEFPLHPHKGFEIMTFVLGGEITHYDTESKKWTTLKKGDFQIFQCNSGIQHEEHLGKNSRGFQIWFDPDFSKTLYEKPAYKDYHASDFLPKIENQIRTISYVGDSGKAISRTPGLIIKKLIFETQTKINLQLEPNSSYTFYILEGKGIINDQLLEVDDALRITNTKEIDLDFSGELFYIQTPAHTDYPAIWKT; via the coding sequence ATGATCCAAATCCAAAAAAAGATACAACAATCCAATAGAGTTCTTTATCAGGGCAATTTCATAGCCAATAAGCCGGTAGCGTTCGGAGAAACTGTTGATGTAGAGCCTTATTCAAATTTATTTTATTTTAGTCATGCCGTGACAATTGATCCGTGTGAATTCCCACTGCATCCACACAAAGGTTTTGAAATCATGACATTTGTTCTCGGGGGAGAAATTACCCACTATGATACAGAATCCAAGAAATGGACCACTTTAAAAAAAGGGGATTTTCAAATTTTCCAATGCAACTCCGGCATTCAGCATGAGGAACATCTAGGTAAAAATTCAAGAGGTTTTCAAATATGGTTTGATCCTGATTTCAGCAAGACTCTATATGAAAAGCCTGCTTATAAGGATTATCACGCCAGTGATTTCCTTCCGAAAATTGAAAATCAAATCCGAACGATAAGCTACGTGGGGGATTCAGGTAAAGCCATTTCCAGAACTCCGGGATTAATAATAAAAAAACTAATCTTTGAAACTCAGACAAAAATAAATTTGCAGTTAGAACCCAATAGCAGCTATACATTTTATATCTTAGAGGGCAAAGGAATTATAAATGATCAATTACTGGAAGTCGATGATGCTTTAAGGATTACAAATACAAAAGAGATTGATCTGGATTTCTCAGGAGAACTCTTTTACATTCAAACTCCGGCTCATACAGATTATCCAGCCATCTGGAAGACCTAA
- a CDS encoding pirin-like C-terminal cupin domain-containing protein, with protein MQKKFEYTYRGHSANIAEMVIFRMLPNHKTKAVGPFVFLDYISRVNYPPRIPQKPDGHGAHPHRGIATFTYLLHGEFEHYDSRDQYGVVNDGGGQWMKAGNGIIHDENFSQEFQKNGGLLLGLQFWINLPSKAKKEQPDYMAVQDADLPKINLFDDAGILKIVIGSYAGETSKVKTFSKQFLYHITLTAGKSFTMPTESAMEYAAFLPNGNSKINETELLEGELVVFEKEGTEIQFTNNSIADTDILVFGGENYDEPIVTYGPFVMNTKEEIAEAYNDFYAGKYGVVTHSKGKNGDT; from the coding sequence ATGCAAAAAAAATTTGAATATACCTATCGTGGCCACAGTGCAAACATTGCGGAAATGGTCATTTTCCGGATGCTTCCCAATCATAAAACCAAAGCTGTTGGCCCTTTTGTCTTTTTAGATTATATCTCAAGAGTCAATTATCCTCCAAGGATCCCGCAAAAACCTGATGGACACGGTGCACATCCCCACAGAGGTATTGCTACATTTACTTACCTGCTTCACGGTGAATTTGAACATTATGACAGCAGGGATCAGTATGGCGTTGTAAACGACGGCGGTGGACAATGGATGAAAGCAGGTAACGGAATTATCCATGATGAGAATTTTTCACAGGAATTTCAAAAAAATGGAGGACTCTTACTTGGACTTCAATTTTGGATTAATCTTCCTTCTAAGGCAAAAAAAGAACAGCCGGACTATATGGCCGTGCAGGATGCAGATCTGCCAAAGATAAATCTGTTCGACGATGCGGGAATTCTTAAAATTGTTATTGGATCTTATGCCGGTGAAACTTCCAAAGTAAAAACTTTTTCTAAACAGTTTTTATATCATATTACTTTGACAGCCGGAAAATCGTTTACCATGCCCACGGAAAGTGCTATGGAGTATGCTGCATTTCTGCCTAATGGGAATTCAAAAATCAATGAAACAGAATTACTTGAAGGTGAACTGGTAGTGTTTGAAAAAGAAGGAACAGAAATTCAGTTTACCAATAATAGTATTGCAGATACTGATATTTTAGTTTTTGGAGGAGAAAATTACGATGAGCCCATTGTGACCTATGGCCCATTTGTAATGAACACTAAAGAAGAGATCGCGGAAGCATATAATGATTTTTATGCGGGCAAATATGGTGTGGTTACACATTCAAAAGGTAAAAACGGAGATACTTAA
- a CDS encoding Pycsar system effector family protein — MNNNSIEKENSEELLLAAPKEKNKVSGKENPGKGIDTMFRTTINNQYKVSGYADKKAHILLSVNTIIISVSLSILFPKLGRHTNTHLIIPAFILVVFSTISIVFAILTTRPNITKANFSKVEVEKKNLNLLFFGNFYKTSFEDYNWAFHQMLNDSEYLYDSMVKDVYYHGLVLKKKYSLLRITYNIFMFGIIISVFAFIVNFEFWP, encoded by the coding sequence ATGAATAACAATAGCATAGAAAAAGAAAACTCAGAAGAATTACTTCTGGCAGCACCTAAGGAAAAAAATAAAGTTTCTGGAAAAGAAAATCCGGGCAAAGGCATCGATACCATGTTTAGAACAACAATTAACAACCAGTACAAGGTAAGTGGATATGCCGATAAAAAAGCTCATATTTTGCTTTCCGTTAATACTATTATTATCTCGGTTTCTCTTTCTATTCTTTTCCCAAAATTAGGCAGACACACCAATACACATTTAATAATACCGGCATTTATCTTAGTGGTATTCAGCACAATATCAATAGTTTTCGCTATACTCACCACCAGACCCAATATAACCAAAGCAAACTTTAGCAAAGTTGAAGTGGAGAAAAAAAACCTAAATCTTTTGTTTTTCGGAAATTTTTACAAAACCTCTTTTGAAGATTATAATTGGGCGTTTCATCAAATGCTCAATGACAGCGAATATTTATATGATTCCATGGTTAAAGATGTATATTATCATGGGCTGGTATTGAAAAAAAAATACAGTTTACTCCGAATCACTTACAATATTTTTATGTTCGGAATCATCATTTCTGTTTTCGCTTTTATTGTAAATTTCGAATTCTGGCCATAA